A window of the Gasterosteus aculeatus chromosome 21, fGasAcu3.hap1.1, whole genome shotgun sequence genome harbors these coding sequences:
- the LOC120811648 gene encoding myosin-7: MSGDALMAEFGAAAPFLRKSDKERLEAQTRSFDIKRECFVPDPEVEYVRGRVISREGDKATVETEFGKTTVHKEVDVHPQNPPKFDKIEDMAMFTFLHEPAVLFNLKERYAAWMIYTYSGLFCVTVNPYKSLPVYDQAVVNAYRGKKRSEAPPHIYSISDNAYQYMLSDRENQSVLITGESGAGKTVNTKRVIQYFASIAAVSGKKDAAQEKKGTLEDQIIQANPALEAFGNAKTIRNDNSSRFGKFIRIHFGVSGKLASADIETYLLEKSRVTYQLKAERDYHIFYQILSQKKPELLEMLLITNNPYDYAFISQGETTVASIDDADELMATDAAFDVLGFTQEEKNGIYKMTGAVMHYGNMKFKQKQREEQAEPDGTEDTDKVAYLMGLNSADLIKGLCHPRVKVGNEWVTKGQSVQQVNYSIGALAKSVYEKMFLWMVVRINHSLDTKQPRQHFIGVLDIAGFEIFDFNTFEQLCINYTNEKLQQFFNHHMFVLEQEEYKKEGIVWEFIDFGMDLAACIELIEKPMGIMSILEEECMFPKASDATFKAKLYDNHLGKSPNFQKPRAVKGKPESHFSLVHYAGTVDYNIGNWLVKNKDPLNETVVGLFQKSNLKLLAVLFAGYASADADTGTKGKGAKKKGSSFQTVSALHRENLNKLMTNLRSTHPHFVRCIIPNETKTPGAMENPLVMHQLRCNGVLEGIRICRKGFPNRIQYGDFKQRYRILNPNAIPDGQFIDNKKGAEKLLGSLDIDHEQYRLGHTKVFFKAGLLGLLEEMRDDRLSLIITGLQARSRGLLARLEFQKIVERRDSLLVIQWNVRAFMGVKNWPWMKLYFKIKPLLKSAESEKEMATMKEEFTKLKEAFAKSEARKKELEEKMVTLLQEKNDLQLHIQAEQDNLSDAEERCEGLIKSKIQLEAKSKELTERLEDEEEMNSELTAKKRKLEDECSELKKDIDDLELTLAKVEKEKHATENKVKNMTEEMVALDEIIAKLTKEKKALQEALQQALDDLQSEEDKVNVLTKAKTKLEQQVDDLEGSLEQEKKVRMDLERAKRKLEGDLKLTQENLMDLENDKQQLEEKLKKKDFEISQLMSKIEDEQAMGAQLQKKLKELQARIEELEEELEAERAARAKVEKQRADLARELEEISERLEEAGGATTVQIEMNKKREAEFQKMRRDLEEATLQHEATAATLRKKGADSVADLGEQIDNLQRVKQKLEKEKSEFRMELDDMVSNMEHIVKVKTNMEKMCRTLEDQMTEYKTKSEEGQRTINDLTMQKAKLQTENGEFARQLEEKGCLVSQLTRGKQSFTQQIEDLKRQLEEEVKAKNALAHAVQSSRHDCDLLREQYEEEQEAKAELQRGMSKANSEVAQWRTKYETDAIQRTEELEEAKKKLAQRLQDAEEAVEASNAKCSSLEKTKHRLQAEIEDLMVDVERSNAAAAALDKKQRNFDKVLAEWKQKYEESQTELEVAQKEARSLSTEIFKMKNSYEESLDHLETMKRENKNLQEEISDLTEQLGESGKSIHELEKVRKQLEQEKAEIQSALEEAEGSLEHEESKILRAQLEFNQVKAEMERKLAEKEEEIEQAKRNHQRVVDTLQSSLEAEIRSRNEALRVKKKMEGDLNEMEIQLSLANRQAAEAQKQLKGVHAHLKDAQLQLDDALRANDDLKENIAIVERRNNLLQAELDELRSLVEQTERARKLAEQELMDVSERVQLLHSQNTSLLNQKKKLESDTAQLQNEVDEAVQECRNAEEKAKKAITDAAMMAEELKKEQDTSAHLERMKKNMEQTIKDLQHRLDEAEQIAMKGGKKQIQKLEARVRELENEVDMEQKRSSDAVKGIRKYERRIKELTYQTEEDKKNLSRLQDLVDKLQLKVKSYKRTAEEAEEQSNVNLGKLRKLQHELEEAEERADISESQVNKLRAKSRDIGAKKAHDEE; this comes from the exons ATGTCAGGCGACGCCCTCATGGCGGAGTTCGGGGCTGCCGCTCCCTTCCTGCGAAAGTCCGACAAGGAGCGTCTGGAGGCCCAGACCCGATCCTTTGACATAAAGAGGGAGTGTTTCGTGCCCGACCCTGAGGTGGAGTACGTTAGAGGCAGAGTCATCTCCAGAGAGGGGGACAAAGCCACCGTGGAAACCGAGTTTGGAAAA ACTACAGTTCATAAGGAGGTGGATGTCCACCCTCAGAACCCGCCAAAGTTCGATAAAATTGAGGACATGGCGATGTTCACCTTCCTCCACGAACCGGCTGTGTTGTTTAACCTCAAAGAGCGATACGCAGCATGGATGATCTAC ACCTACTCAGGGCTGTTCTGCGTGACTGTGAACCCCTACAAGTCTCTGCCGGTGTACGACCAGGCGGTGGTCAACGCCTACAGGGGAAAGAAGAGGAGTGAAGCTCCTCCGCACATCTACTCCATCTCTGACAACGCCTACCAGTACATGCTCTCAG ATAGAGAAAACCAGTCCGTCCTCATCAC CGGAGAATCCGGTGCAGGGAAAACTGTGAACACCAAGAGAGTCATCCAGTACTTTGCCAGCATTGCAGCGGTTTCTGGTAAGAAGGATGCCGCTCAGGAGAAAAAG GGTACCTTGGAGGATCAAATCATCCAGGCCAATCCTGCTCTGGAGGCCTTTGGAAATGCCAAGACCATCAGAAACGATAATTCCTCCAGATTT GGTAAATTCATTCGAATCCACTTTGGTGTCAGTGGAAAGTTGGCTTCTGCTGATATTGAAACAT ATCTGCTGGAGAAATCCCGTGTGACTTATCAGCTAAAGGCTGAAAGAGACTACCACATCTTCTACCAGATTCTGTCCCAAAAGAAACCGGAGCTTCTGG AAATGTTGCTCATCACCAACAACCCCTATGACTACGCCTTCATCTCCCAAGGAGAGACAACTGTGGCCTCCATCGACGATGCAGACGAGTTGATGGCTACTGAT GCGGCTTTTGATGTTCTGGGCTTCACCCAAGAGGAGAAGAATGGCATCTACAAGATGACTGGTGCCGTCATGCATTATGGAAACATGAAGTTCAAACAGAAGCAGAGGGAAGAGCAAGCAGAGCCGGATGGCACAGAGG ATACAGACAAGGTTGCATACCTGATGGGTTTGAACTCTGCTGACCTCATCAAGGGCCTCTGTCACCCAAGAGTGAAAGTAGGCAACGAGTGGGTCACCAAAGGTCAAAGTGTGCAGCAA GTGAACTACTCTATCGGTGCATTGGCCAAGTCAGTGTATGAAAAAATGTTCTTGTGGATGGTGGTGAGAATCAACCATTCTCTGGATACCAAGCAACCCCGTCAGCACTTTATTGGTGTGCTGGATATTGCTGGATTTGAGATCTTTGAT TTCAACACATTTGAGCAACTGTGCATTAATTATACTaatgagaagctgcagcagttctTCAACCACCATATGTTTGTACTGGAACAAGAAGAGTACAAGAAAGAGGGCATTGTGTGGGAGTTCATTGACTTCGGTATGGACTTGGCAGCCTGCATTGAACTCATTGAGAAG CCCATGGGCATCATGTCCATCCTTGAAGAGGAGTGCATGTTCCCCAAAGCCAGTGACGCAACGTTTAAAGCCAAACTGTATGACAACCATCTGGGTAAAAGTCCCAACTTCCAGAAGCCCAGGGCGGTCAAAGGGAAACCAGAGTCTCACTTCTCCCTGGTTCACTATGCTGGTACTGTCGACTACAACATCGGTAACTGGCTGGTGAAGAACAAGGACCCACTGAACGAGACCGTGGTTGGACTGTTTCAGAAGTCCAACTTAAAGTTACTTGCCGTCCTGTTCGCTGGGTACGCTAGTGCAGATGCAG ATACAGGAACCAAGGGAAAGGGGGCAAAGAAGAAAGGTTCTTCCTTCCAGACTGTATCTGCATTGCATAGG GAGAATTTGAACAAACTGATGACCAATCTCAGGTCCACTCACCCCCACTTTGTGCGCTGCATCATCCCCAACGAGACCAAGACTCCCGGGGCGATGGAGAATCCCCTTGTCATGCACCAGCTGCGCTGTAACGGCGTGCTGGAAGGCATAAGGATCTGCAGGAAGGGATTCCCTAATAGGATCCAGTATGGAGACTTCAAACAAAG ATATCGCATCCTAAACCCTAATGCTATCCCTGATGGACAGTTCATTGACAATAAGAAAGGAGCAGAAAAACTTTTGGGCTCTTTGGATATTGATCATGAGCAGTACAGACTGGGGCACACAAAG GTGTTTTTTAAAGCTGGTCTGCTTGGTCTTCTTGAGGAGATGAGAGACGATCGACTCTCTCTCATCATTACAGGTCTTCAAGCGAGATCCAGAGGACTACTCGCTAGACTGGAGTTCCAGAAAATAGTTGAGCGCAG GGATTCCTTGCTGGTGATCCAGTGGAACGTGCGGGCCTTCATGGGTGTCAAGAATTGGCCCTGGATGAAGCTGTACTTCAAGATCAAACCTCTGCTGAAATCAGCTGAGTCTGAAAAGGAGATGGCAACCATGAAGGAGGAGTTTACGAAGCTCAAGGAGGCCTTCGCTAAATCTGAGGCTCGCAAGAAAGAGCTGGAGGAAAAAATGGTCACCCTTCTCCAAGAGAAGAACGACCTGCAGCTCCACATTCAAGCT GAACAAGACAATCTCTCAGATGCAGAGGAGCGCTGTGAGGGTCTCATCAAGAGTAAGATCCAGCTAGAGGCCAAAAGCAAAGAGCTAACAGAGAGACTGGAAGACGAAGAGGAGATGAATTCAGAGCTGACCGCCAAGAAGAGAAAGCTGGAGGACGAGTGTTCAGAACTCAAGAAGGACATTGATGATCTGGAGCTGACTCTGGCTAaagtggaaaaggaaaagcatgCCACAGAGAACAAG GTTAAAAACATGACTGAAGAGATGGTAGCTTTGGACGAAATCATTGCTAAATTGACCAAAGAGAAGAAAGCTCTTCAGGAGGCTCTTCAGCAAGCATTGGATGACCTGCAGAGTGAGGAGGACAAAGTCAATGTTCTGACTAAGGCCAAAACCAAGCTGGAGCAGCAGGTTGATGAC CTTGAAGGATCATTGGAGCAAGAGAAGAAAGTGAGGATGGATCTGGAAAGAGCCAAGAGAAAATTGGAAGGGGACTTAAAGTTAACCCAGGAGAATTTGATGGATTTGGAGAATGacaagcagcagctggaggaaaaactcaaaaa GAAAGACTTTGAAATCAGCCAGCTAATGAGTAAGATTGAAGATGAACAAGCCATGGGTGCCCAACTCCAGAAGAAACTGAAGGAGTTGCAG GCTCGcatcgaggagctggaggaagaacTAGAGGCAGAGCGAGCTGCCCGGGCCAAGGTGGAGAAACAGAGGGCTGACTTGgccagagagctggaggagatcaGCGAGAGGCTGGAGGAGGCCGGAGGGGCCACTACGGTCCAGATCGAGATGAACAAGAAAAGGGAGGCGGAATTCCAGAAGATGCGCAGGGACCTGGAAGAGGCCACTCTGCAGCATGAAGCCACCGCCGCCACACTTAGAAAGAAAGGCGCAGACAGCGTGGCTGACCTGGGAGAGCAGATCGACAACCTGCAAAGGGTCAAACAGaagctggagaaagaaaagagcgaGTTCCGAATGGAGCTGGATGACATGGTGTCTAACATGGAGCACATTGTCAAAGTTAAA ACCAACATGGAGAAGATGTGCCGCACTCTGGAAGATCAAATGACCGAATACAAGACAAAATCGGAGGAAGGCCAGCGCACCATCAATGACTTAACGATGCAAAAAGCAAAGCTTCAAACTGAAAATG GTGAGTTTGCcaggcagctggaggagaagggctGCTTGGTCTCCCAGCTGACCAGAGGGAAGCAGTCTTTCACTCAGCAGATTGAGGACCTCAAGAGACAACTAGAGGAAGAAGTCAAG GCCAAGAATGCACTTGCTCATGCAGTGCAGTCTTCCCGCCATGACTGTGATTTGTTGAGGGAGCAatatgaggaggagcaggaggccaagGCTGAGCTCCAACGCGGCATGTCCAAGGCAAACTCTGAGGTGGCCCAGTGGAGAACCAAGTATGAAACTGATGCCATCCAGAGAACAGAGGAACTGGAAGAAGCAAA GAAAAAGCTAGCTCAGCGCTTACAAGACGCAGAAGAAGCAGTTGAAGCTTCCAATGCTAAATGTTCCTCCCTGGAGAAAACCAAGCACAGGCTTCAGGCTGAGATTGAGGATCTCATGGTGGATGTGGAGAGAtctaatgctgctgctgctgctctggacaAGAAACAAAGAAACTTTGACAAG GTCCTGGCTGAGTGGAAGCAGAAGTATGAGGAGTCCCAGACTGAGCTGGAAGTTGCCCAGAAAGAGGCTCGTTCCCTCAGCACTGAGatcttcaaaatgaaaaactctTATGAGGAATCTCTAGATCACCTGGAGACGATGAAACGAGAAAACAAGAATCTCCAAG AGGAAATTTCTGACCTGACTGAGCAACTTGGAGAGAGTGGAAAGAGCATCCATGAGCTGGAGAAGGTCCGAAAACAGCTGGAACAGGAGAAGGCGGAAATACAATCTGCTCTTGAGGAAGCGGAG GGCTCCCTCGAGCACGAGGAGAGTAAGATCCTCCGAGCTCAGCTGGAGTTCAACCAGGTGAAGGCCGAAATGGAGCGCAAGCTggcggagaaggaggaggagattgaGCAGGCCAAGCGCAACCATCAGAGGGTGGTGGACACTCTGCAGAGCTCTCTGGAGGCGGAGATACGCAGCCGGAACGAGGCTCTCAGGGTGAaaaagaagatggagggagacctCAACGAGATGGAAATCCAGCTGAGCTTGGCCAACAGGCAGGCAGCCGAAGCTCAGAAGCAGCTCAAGGGAGTCCATGCTCACCTGAAG GACGCGCAGTTGCAGCTGGATGATGCTCTCCGTGCCAATGATGATCTGAAGGAGAACATTGCCATTGTGGAGAGACGTAACAACCTGCTGCAGGCGGAGCTCGACGAGCTGAGGTCCTTGGTGGAGCAGACCGAGAGAGCGCGCAAACTGGCCGAGCAGGAGCTGATGGATGTCAGTGAGAGGGTTCAGCTGCTGCACTCGCAG AACACCAGCCTGCTgaaccagaagaagaagcttGAGAGCGACACAGCTCAGCTTCAGAATGAGGTGGATGAGGCGGTGCAGGAGTGCAGAAATGCAGAGGAGAAGGCGAAGAAGGCCATTACCGATGCTGCCATGATGGCGGAGGAGCTAAAGAAGGAACAGGACACCAGCGCTCACCTGGAGCGTATGAAGAAAAACATGGAACAGACCATCAAAGACCTGCAGCACCGTCTGGATGAAGCGGAGCAAATAGCCATGAAAGGTGGCAAGAAGCAGATCCAGAAGCTGGAGGCCAGG GTGAGAGAATTGGAAAACGAGGTGGACATGGAGCAAAAGAGAAGCAGCGACGCGGTGAAGGGCATTCGGAAGTACGAGAGGCGCATCAAAGAGCTCACCTACCAG ACGGAGGAAGACAAAAAGAACCTGAGCCGTCTGCAGGACCTGGTGGATAAGCTGCAGCTGAAGGTTAAATCCTACAAGCGAACCGCAGAGGAGGCT gagGAACAGTCCAATGTAAATCTGGGCAAGTTGCGCAAGTTACAGCACGAgctggaggaagcggaggagaggGCTGACATCTCAGAGTCTCAGGTCAACAAGCTGCGAGCAAAGAGCCGCGACATCGGTGCTAAG AAAGCACATGATGAAGAGTGA